A stretch of the Musa acuminata AAA Group cultivar baxijiao chromosome BXJ2-7, Cavendish_Baxijiao_AAA, whole genome shotgun sequence genome encodes the following:
- the LOC103991156 gene encoding LOB domain-containing protein 4-like encodes MKEVARKHNTVSPCAACKLLRRRCTQDCIFAPHFPADEPHKFANVHKVFGASNVSKLLQEIAVQHRGDAVSSLVYEANARVRDPVYGCVAAISTLHRQIQALQAQLAMAQAQMVHLRMSHAASLAHAGLGHSPMGAGSTSTGSSSMSPTHNQLMEPDTVNAKPIFALDMVVLDQTNLGSEPPIWSF; translated from the exons ATGAAGGAGGTGGCTAGGAAGCACAACACGGTTTCGCCATGCGCAGCATGCAAGCTCCTCAGGCGGCGGTGCACGCAGGATTGCATCTTTGCTCCTCACTTCCCTGCCGACGAGCCCCACAAGTTCGCCAACGTGCACAAGGTGTTCGGCGCCAGCAACGTCAGCAAGCTCTtgcag GAGATAGCAGTGCAGCACCGAGGAGACGCAGTGAGCAGCCTGGTGTACGAGGCCAACGCCCGGGTGCGCGACCCAGTGTACGGGTGCGTCGCCGCCATCTCCACCCTCCATCGCCAAATCCAGGCACTCCAGGCGCAGCTGGCCATGGCACAAGCACAAATGGTGCACTTGCGGATGAGCCACGCCGCCTCCCTCGCCCACGCTGGCCTTGGCCACAGCCCCATGGGCGCAGGGAGCACCAGCACGGGCTCTTCCTCCATGTCCCCCACTCACAACCAACTGATGGAGCCTGACACCGTCAATGCCAAGCCAATCTTCGCCCTGGACATGGTGGTGCTGGACCAGACTAACCTGGGATCAGAACCACCAATTTGGTCATTTTAG
- the LOC103990973 gene encoding auxin-responsive protein SAUR71-like: protein MIRRLSRVVDCAQYESLRWSGKGRRHGEPAQGHFPVYVGEEMERFEVRTELLARPAFVRLLRLSADEYGYEQRGVLRIPCPVPLFRRLLAAASSTEEEEEKKEKEKELLRSFPELLLGSSDRS from the coding sequence ATGATCCGGCGGCTGTCGAGGGTGGTCGACTGCGCCCAGTACGAGTCGCTGCGTTGGTCCGGCAAGGGGAGGCGGCACGGGGAGCCGGCGCAGGGGCACTTCCCAGTGTACGTGGGGGAGGAGATGGAGCGGTTCGAGGTCCGAACAGAGCTCCTCGCCCGCCCGGCCTTCGTCCGGTTGCTGCGCCTCTCCGCCGACGAGTACGGCTACGAGCAGCGCGGCGTCCTACGCATCCCCTGCCCCGTCCCGCTCTTCCGCCGCCTCCTCGCCGCCGCTTCCtccacggaggaggaggaggagaagaaggagaaggagaaggagctcCTGCGATCCTTCCCCGAGTTGCTCCTCGGTTCCTCCGACCGGAGTTGA
- the LOC103991157 gene encoding transcription factor JUNGBRUNNEN 1-like, which yields MEERMGKRGEQGAVEDEDDVLLPGFRFRPTDEELVGFYLRRKVAKKRLSMEIIKEIDIYKYDPWDLPKASTGGDEEYFFCLRGRKYRNSIRPNRVTGSGFWKATGIDRPIYSAGNSGDCIGLKKSLVYYRGSAGKGTKTEWMMHEFRLPNITDSNSPCKREAEIWTICRIFKKSASHRKTPNAPTESSTAGNDCWCIASSGYSNGENGQVCAGHWELMKQAPLALCPDMVQSPGMDDFFSGDGKWDELGRIMDFITD from the exons atggaGGAGAGGATGGGCAAGAGGGGAGAACAGGGAGCCGTGGAGGACGAAGACGATGTTCTTCTTCCGGGATTCCGGTTCCGTCCCACCGACGAAGAGCTCGTGGGGTTTTATCTCCGGCGGAAGGTGGCCAAGAAGCGTCTCAGCATGGAGATCATCAAAGAGATAGATATCTACAAATATGATCCGTGGGATCTACCAA AAGCGAGCACTGGTGGCGACGAGGAGTACTTCTTCTGCCTCAGAGGGAGGAAGTACCGAAACAGCATCAGGCCAAATAGGGTGACCGGGTCAGGTTTCTGGAAGGCGACCGGCATCGACAGGCCCATATACTCCGCAGGCAACTCCGGCGACTGCATCGGCCTCAAGAAATCCCTGGTTTACTACCGAGGGAGTGCAGGAAAGGGTACCAAAACGGAATGGATGATGCATGAGTTCCGCCTTCCCAACATCACCGACAGCAATTCTCCGTGCAAGCGTGAAGCT GAAATCTGGACGATCTGCCGAATCTTCAAGAAGAGTGCCTCCCACAGGAAGACACCAAATGCGCCAACCGAGTCAAGCACCGCAGGGAACGACTGCTGGTGCATCGCCTCCTCGGGCTATTCCAATGGAGAGAACGGCCAAGTATGCGCAGGCCACTGGGAGTTGATGAAGCAAGCTCCCTTGGCCTTGTGTCCTGACATGGTTCAGAGTCCAGGCATGGATGATTTCTTCAGCGGAGATGGTAAATGGGATGAACTCGGAAGGATTATGGACTTCATAACAGATTGA
- the LOC103991158 gene encoding uncharacterized protein LOC103991158 has translation MEEMREGRDKGRDVSTRHSECRHYSRGVGFRNPKQQPGFWSSTTTYTTPFSLIFAISNFKPTAPSHPRQLYHHRSRPSPSCIYLPTTEADVEEEEEEGQRRIKMNSKSTVENSLCRSDDLNVELTLGVSPSRHVSNPPSSSSSLLPPPPPTLQQQPHQYSQTNLPPPFPPVLHVPRRYTVIPPPTNPAAAVASSSSASASPRSGGGRTRRNPTQGPRSGKSDSIKPIFPWSTDRRATVHSLSYLLSHDLKEVYGDAQCKRCEARRIIRYDLESKFREVACRIAATRHLMHDRAPAEWMNPTFPDCDACGQPNCMRPLVDGKKRNINWLFMLLGQTLGYCTLEQLKYFCKHTKNHRTGAKDRVLYLTYLGLCKQLDPNGPFDL, from the coding sequence ATGGAGGAGATGAGAGAGGGGCGAGATAAGGGGAGGGATGTGAGCACAAGACACAGCGAGTGCCGCCATTACTCTCGCGGAGTTGGTTTCCGAAACCCTAAGCAACAGCCTGGCTTCTGGTCTTCCACCACAACTTACACCACCCCCTTCTCCTTAATCTTTGCAATTTCGAACTTCAAACCGACcgctccatctcatcctcgtcagcTCTATCACCACCGATCTCGGCCCTCCCCTTCCTGTATATATCTCCCCACGACAGAAGCAGatgtcgaagaagaagaagaagaaggccaaAGGCGGATCAAGATGAACAGCAAGAGTACTGTGGAGAACTCTTTGTGCAGATCCGACGATCTCAACGTCGAACTCACCCTCGGAGTCTCTCCGTCACGTCACGTGTCGaaccctccctcctcctcctcttctttgctgccgccgccgccgcctacaCTGCAGCAACAGCCGCACCAGTATTCGCAGACTAACTTGCCGCCGCCTTTCCCTCCCGTCTTGCATGTTCCTCGTCGTTACACGGTCATCCCTCCTCCCACCAATCCTGCCGCTGCTGTTGCTTCTtcatcttctgcttctgcttcgccTCGGTCGGGCGGGGGACGCACACGGCGCAACCCCACCCAGGGGCCTAGGAGCGGGAAGAGCGACTCCATCAAACCAATCTTTCCTTGGTCCACCGATCGTCGGGCCACCGTCCACAGCCTGAGTTACTTGCTCTCCCATGACCTCAAGGAGGTATACGGGGATGCGCAGTGCAAGCGGTGCGAGGCGCGGAGGATAATCAGGTACGACCTGGAGTCCAAGTTCCGGGAGGTGGCGTGTCGCATCGCGGCGACGAGGCACCTCATGCACGACCGGGCGCCGGCGGAGTGGATGAACCCGACGTTCCCGGACTGCGACGCCTGCGGGCAGCCCAACTGCATGCGGCCGTTGGTGGACGGAAAGAAACGCAACATCAACTGGCTGTTCATGCTGCTGGGGCAGACGTTGGGATACTGCACGCTGGAACAGCTCAAGTATTTCTGCAAGCATACCAAGAACCACCGCACCGGCGCCAAGGACCGAGTACTCTACCTGACTTACCTCGGCCTTTGCAAGCAGCTGGATCCGAACGGCCCATTCGATCTCTGA
- the LOC135618009 gene encoding putative proline-rich receptor-like protein kinase PERK6, with the protein MNLPLIIGVAAGLGLFFVLMVIACVCCSTKKKKKEKDKGHNAMQYYSDPSGYKDSDYYGGGPPQKWHNEGHDVKVPPPPGPLHGGGWHAHHPPPMMNSEDATSAYSAPHGPPLPPPSPVIALAFNKSTFCYEELATATNGFSHANLLGQGGFGYVHKGVLPNGKEIAVKQLKSGSGQGEREFQAEVDIISRVHHRHLVSLVGYCISGSQRMLVYEFVPNKTLEYHLHGKGLSAMDWSTRLKIALGSARGLAYLHEDCHPRIIHRDIKSANILLDLKFEAMVADFGLAKLSSDNHTHVSTRVMGTFGYLAPEYASSGKLTEKSDVFSYGVMLLELITGRRPVDTHTFMEDSLVDWARPVLSRALADGDYDEIADPRLDGNYDPMEMARMVACAAASVRHSARRRPKMSQIVRALEGDVSLEDLNEGMRPGQSMLFGSGSDYESNSYTSSMNRLRKVMIASPEYSDGYDGPITEFEHCHSASSSGGFSGDLNPIGKQRHF; encoded by the exons ATGAACTTGCCGCTTATCATCGGAGTGGCGGCAGGCTTAGGGCTATTCTTTGTCCTCATGGTAATTGCATGCGTCTGTTGctccacgaagaagaagaagaaggagaaggacaaGGGCCACAACGCTATGCAGTACTATTCCGATCCTTCGGGATACAAAG ACAGCGACTATTACGGCGGTGGACCGCCCCAAAAGTGGCACAACGAAGGCCATGACGTGAAGGTGCCACCACCTCCGGGACCCTTGCACGGAGGAGGGTGGCATGCTCACCATCCTCCGCCCATGATGAACAGCGAAGACGCAACCTCAGCCTACTCAGCGCCTCATGGTCCTCCACTGCCACCCCCCTCCCCTGTCATCGCCCTCGCCTTCAACAAGAGCACCTTCTGCTACGAAGAGCTCGCGACTGCGACCAACGGGTTCTCGCATGCTAACCTGTTGGGGCAGGGAGGATTTGGGTACGTGCACAAAGGAGTTCTCCCCAATGGGAAGGAGATCGCAGTGAAGCAACTCAAGTCGGGGAGCGGACAGGGAGAGCGGGAGTTCCAGGCTGAGGTCGACATCATTAGCCGCGTTCACCATCGCCACCTCGTGTCCCTCGTCGGATACTGCATCTCTGGTTCACAGAGAATGCTGGTGTACGAGTTCGTCCCCAACAAGACGCTCGAGTACCACCTCCATG GAAAAGGACTCTCGGCGATGGATTGGTCGACCAGACTCAAAATTGCGTTAGGATCAGCCAGAGGACTCGCTTACCTGCATGAGGACT GTCACCCTCGAATCATTCACCGTGATATCAAGTCTGCCAACATCCTCCTGGATTTAAAATTCGAAGCCATG GTGGCAGATTTCGGGTTGGCCAAACTGTCGTCCGACAACCACACTCATGTTTCCACACGTGTTATGGGAACGTTCGG GTATTTGGCTCCTGAGTACGCATCGAGCGGGAAGCTGACAGAGAAATCTGATGTCTTTTCCTATGGagtgatgcttctggagctgatAACAGGACGACGACCGGTCGATACACACACATTCATGGAAGATAGCTTGGTGGACTGG GCAAGGCCTGTGTTGTCGCGTGCTTTGGCTGACGGAGACTACGATGAGATAGCTGATCCACGCTTAGATGGCAACTACGATCCCATGGAGATGGCACGCATGGTGGCTTGTGCCGCTGCCAGCGTTCGCCACTCTGCGAGAAGACGACCGAAGATGAGCCAG ATTGTGAGAGCATTGGAAGGCGACGTATCGCTGGAAGACTTGAACGAGGGGATGAGGCCCGGGCAGAGCATGCTCTTCGGCTCAGGCTCCGACTATGAATCGAACTCGTACACCTCCAGCATGAACCGTCTCAGAAAGGTTATGATCGCAAGCCCTGAATACAGTGATGGGTACGACGGACCGATCACAGAATTCGAGCATTGCCATTCTGCATCCAGCAGCGGAGGATTCTCCGGCGACTTGAATCCTATCGGAAAACAAAGGCATTTTTGA
- the LOC135616326 gene encoding probable BOI-related E3 ubiquitin-protein ligase 3 isoform X1, with amino-acid sequence MLMSSLIVVAVVALELYCCFLLCCTGNQPSLHTMQMGFLSPVSGAAAAPGSGLGFNNVASAAVLAPRKRLRQVSLLGDDMSSHLQQQVLDIDRLILQHAERARAELTERRKRFTRQILAALEEGMSKRLRASQEEIARLGKMNWALEERMKSLCVENQMWRDMARSNEATANALRANLEQFLSAQARAEEEAATADDAESCCCVGDGEEEAGVRREWRRDCRSWHDGEPSVLLLPCQCRKNGSVCINMS; translated from the exons ATGCTAATGTCTTCTCTTATTGTAGTGGCAGTCGTGGCTCTCGAACTGTATTGCTGCTTCTTACTGTGCTGTACAGGGAATCAACCAAGCTTGCACACCATGCAAATGGGATTCCTCTCGCCGGTATCCGGTGCTGCTGCCGCCCCCGGCAGTGGGCTCGGCTTCAACAACGTCGCCTCCGCCGCAGTGCTAGCGCCAAGGAAGCGGTTGCGCCAGGTCTCGCTTCTTGGCGATGACATGTCCTCCCACCTGCAGCAGCAGGTGCTCGACATCGATCGCCTCATCCTGCAACAC GCGGAGAGGGCGCGGGCGGAGCTGACGGAGCGGCGGAAGCGGTTCACGAGGCAGATCCTCGCTGCGCTGGAGGAAGGCATGTCGAAGCGGCTTAGGGCGAGCCAAGAAGAGATCGCAAGGTTAGGGAAGATGAACTGGGCATTGGAGGAGCGCATGAAGAGCCTGTGCGTGGAGAACCAGATGTGGCGCGACATGGCGCGGAGCAACGAGGCAACGGCCAACGCGCTGAGGGCCAACCTCGAACAGTTCCTCTCGGCGCAGGCGAGGGCAGAGGAGGAGGCAGCGACCGCCGACGACGCCGAATCCTGCTGCTGCGTAGGCGACGGGGAGGAGGAGGCCGGCGTGAGGAGGGAGTGGAGGAGAGATTGCCGGAGCTGGCACGACGGCGAACCGTCGGTGCTGCTACTACCGTGCCAATGCCGCAAGAATGGTAGTGTGTGCATAAACATGTCTTGA
- the LOC135616326 gene encoding probable BOI-related E3 ubiquitin-protein ligase 3 isoform X2: MQMGFLSPVSGAAAAPGSGLGFNNVASAAVLAPRKRLRQVSLLGDDMSSHLQQQVLDIDRLILQHAERARAELTERRKRFTRQILAALEEGMSKRLRASQEEIARLGKMNWALEERMKSLCVENQMWRDMARSNEATANALRANLEQFLSAQARAEEEAATADDAESCCCVGDGEEEAGVRREWRRDCRSWHDGEPSVLLLPCQCRKNGSVCINMS, encoded by the exons ATGCAAATGGGATTCCTCTCGCCGGTATCCGGTGCTGCTGCCGCCCCCGGCAGTGGGCTCGGCTTCAACAACGTCGCCTCCGCCGCAGTGCTAGCGCCAAGGAAGCGGTTGCGCCAGGTCTCGCTTCTTGGCGATGACATGTCCTCCCACCTGCAGCAGCAGGTGCTCGACATCGATCGCCTCATCCTGCAACAC GCGGAGAGGGCGCGGGCGGAGCTGACGGAGCGGCGGAAGCGGTTCACGAGGCAGATCCTCGCTGCGCTGGAGGAAGGCATGTCGAAGCGGCTTAGGGCGAGCCAAGAAGAGATCGCAAGGTTAGGGAAGATGAACTGGGCATTGGAGGAGCGCATGAAGAGCCTGTGCGTGGAGAACCAGATGTGGCGCGACATGGCGCGGAGCAACGAGGCAACGGCCAACGCGCTGAGGGCCAACCTCGAACAGTTCCTCTCGGCGCAGGCGAGGGCAGAGGAGGAGGCAGCGACCGCCGACGACGCCGAATCCTGCTGCTGCGTAGGCGACGGGGAGGAGGAGGCCGGCGTGAGGAGGGAGTGGAGGAGAGATTGCCGGAGCTGGCACGACGGCGAACCGTCGGTGCTGCTACTACCGTGCCAATGCCGCAAGAATGGTAGTGTGTGCATAAACATGTCTTGA
- the LOC135616155 gene encoding fe(2+) transport protein 1-like has product MLRTAMTTPNNHQPWRTMASRFHNTGVLLLLLLLCNAVAAANETESSVPSECDTKFPGDCHNKAAALQLKIIAIAAILVASMLGVCLPLFSRSVPALGPDRDLFVVVKAFASGVILATGYMHVLPDSFDDLGSPCLPEDPWSKFPFTTFVAMLSAIGTLMLDSMMLTSYNKRRPKVSSATVTGHGHCAVPQLDADGKDGRETVVLRNRIIAQVLEMGIIVHSVVIGLSMGASENVCTIRPLVAALCFHQLFEGMGLGGCILQAEYGMKMRGILAFFFAVTTPFGVVLGIGLSNTYRDNSPTALIVVGLLNAASAGLLNYTAMVDLLANDFMGPKLQGSFKLQLWAYVAVLLGAGGMSLMAKWA; this is encoded by the exons ATGCTTCGAACTGCGATGACAACGCCAAACAATCACCAACCTTGGAGAACAATGGCTTCCCGTTTCCACAACACCGgcgtcctcctccttctcctcctcctctgcaaCGCTGTGGCTGCGGCCAACGAGACGGAATCCTCGGTGCCGTCGGAGTGCGACACCAAGTTCCCCGGGGATTGCCACAACAAGGCGGCGGCCCTGCAGCTGAAGATCATCGCCATCGCTGCCATCCTCGTCGCCAGCATGCTCGGCGTCTGCCTCCCCCTCTTCTCCCGCTCGGTGCCCGCGCTCGGGCCCGACCGCGACCTCTTCGTGGTCGTCAAGGCCTTCGCCTCCGGTGTGATCCTCGCCACCGGGTACATGCATGTCCTGCCGGACTCCTTCGACGACCTCGGCTCGCCTTGCCTGCCCGAAGACCCATGGTCCAAGTTCCCGTTCACCACCTTCGTCGCCATGCTGTCGGCCATCGGCACGCTGATGTTGGACTCCATGATGCTCACCTCTTACAATAAGAGGAGGCCGAAGGTCAGCAGCGCCACGGTCACCGGCCACGGCCATTGCGCCGTGCCGCAGCTCGATGCGGACGGCAAAGATGGGCGAGAAACTGTGGTGCTCCGAAACCGCATTATAGCACAG GTGCTGGAGATGGGCATCATAGTTCACTCTGTGGTGATAGGGCTGTCCATGGGAGCCTCTGAGAACGTCTGCACCATCCGGCCTCTGGTGGCTGCCCTTTGTTTCCACCAACTCTTCGAAGGAATGGGCCTCGGTGGCTGCATTCTTCAG GCGGAGTACGGGATGAAGATGAGAGGCATCCTGGCCTTCTTCTTCGCGGTGACCACCCCGTTCGGAGTCGTCCTCGGCATCGGGCTGTCCAACACCTACAGAGACAACAGCCCGACGGCGCTCATCGTGGTGGGGCTGCTGAACGCCGCCTCCGCGGGGCTGCTCAACTACACGGCCATGGTGGATCTCCTGGCCAACGACTTCATGGGGCCAAAGCTACAAGGCAGCTTCAAGCTTCAACTCTGGGCTTACGTAGCGGTGCTGTTGGGCGCCGGCGGCATGTCTCTCATGGCCAAATGGGCCTGA